One genomic region from Gemmobacter aquarius encodes:
- a CDS encoding primosomal protein N' (replication factor Y) - superfamily II helicase, giving the protein MARQTWPCAECGAALRFVPGATELKCDHCGHVQPIPAQPQRRQKALGEIDLALGLADDLTPAQTVAVQSTPCPNCGALVEFKGAEHATECPFCATPVVTTTDEQRKIKPQAVLPFVLAEPQARDAMTKWLGSLWFAPNGLQEYARKGRALNGMYVPYWTFDAATRSRYRGARGDHYYTTETYVSDGKTRTRQVQHTRWTSTSGRVARDFDDVLVLASQSLPRDYTDNLAPWDLSALEPYNADYLAGFTAEGYTIPLADGHAIGRDVMAGVIGQDVRSDIGGDEQRIDDIDTDWSDETFKHVLLPIWMAAYKYGGKSYRFVVNGQTGKVQGERPWSKWKIAFAVLLALIAAGIFFAVSQNR; this is encoded by the coding sequence ATGGCCCGCCAAACCTGGCCCTGCGCCGAATGCGGCGCGGCCCTGCGCTTCGTGCCGGGTGCTACCGAACTGAAATGCGACCACTGCGGCCACGTCCAGCCCATCCCGGCCCAACCGCAGCGCCGCCAAAAGGCACTGGGCGAGATCGACCTCGCCCTCGGCCTCGCCGATGACCTGACGCCCGCCCAGACCGTCGCCGTCCAGTCTACCCCCTGCCCGAACTGCGGCGCGCTGGTGGAATTCAAAGGCGCCGAACACGCCACCGAATGCCCCTTCTGCGCCACCCCCGTCGTCACCACCACCGACGAGCAGCGCAAGATCAAGCCCCAGGCGGTCCTGCCCTTCGTCCTCGCGGAACCTCAGGCCCGCGACGCCATGACCAAATGGCTCGGCAGCCTGTGGTTCGCACCCAACGGATTGCAGGAATACGCCCGCAAAGGCCGCGCCCTGAACGGCATGTACGTCCCCTACTGGACCTTCGACGCCGCGACCCGCAGTCGCTATCGCGGCGCGCGGGGCGACCACTACTACACCACCGAAACCTATGTCTCGGACGGCAAGACCCGGACCCGACAGGTCCAGCATACCCGCTGGACCAGCACCTCGGGCCGGGTCGCCCGCGACTTCGATGATGTCCTCGTGCTGGCCAGCCAAAGCCTGCCGCGCGACTACACCGACAACCTCGCCCCTTGGGACCTGTCCGCACTCGAACCCTACAACGCCGACTACCTCGCCGGTTTCACCGCCGAAGGCTACACCATCCCCCTCGCCGACGGCCACGCCATAGGGCGCGATGTGATGGCAGGCGTCATCGGCCAAGACGTGCGCTCCGACATCGGAGGCGACGAACAACGCATCGACGACATCGACACCGACTGGTCGGACGAGACATTCAAGCATGTGCTTTTGCCGATCTGGATGGCCGCCTACAAATACGGCGGCAAAAGCTACCGTTTCGTGGTTAACGGCCAAACCGGCAAGGTGCAGGGCGAACGCCCATGGTCGAAGTGGAAGATCGCCTTCGCCGTGCTGCTGGCTCTGATCGCCGCAGGCATCTTCTTCGCCGTCTCGCAAAACCGCTGA
- a CDS encoding SPFH domain-containing protein, with protein sequence MVFDFLRGEFIDVIDWTDDTRDTMVWRFERHGNAIKYGAKLTVREGQAAVFIHEGQLADTFGPGMYMLETNNMPLLTTLQNWDHGFNSPFKSEIYFVSTTRFNDQKWGTKNPIMCRDPEFGPVRLRAFGTYSMRVSDAALFLKEIVGTDGEFTADEVSTQIRNIIVQEFSRVIASAGIPVLDMAANTADLGKLVTTAIAPLITGYGLTLPEFYIENISLPEEVEKALDKRTSVGLSGDLDKFMQYSAAEAMGKGGSGGDAMTAGIGAAMGMKMAQSMGGPWGAAPAAPAAAAPPPPPPAGKAWHVAANGATTGPFTESDLTAMVANGTLTRASTVWCEGMEGWKPASETDLARLFKATPPPPPPVTPPPGA encoded by the coding sequence ATGGTTTTCGATTTCCTGCGCGGCGAGTTCATCGATGTCATCGACTGGACCGATGACACCCGCGACACCATGGTCTGGCGCTTCGAACGCCACGGCAACGCGATCAAATACGGCGCCAAGCTGACCGTCCGCGAAGGTCAGGCCGCCGTATTCATCCACGAAGGCCAGCTTGCCGACACCTTCGGTCCGGGCATGTATATGCTCGAAACCAACAACATGCCGCTCCTGACCACGTTGCAAAACTGGGACCACGGCTTCAACTCGCCCTTCAAATCCGAAATTTACTTCGTCTCGACCACCCGCTTCAACGATCAGAAATGGGGCACCAAAAACCCCATCATGTGCCGCGACCCCGAATTCGGCCCCGTCCGCCTGCGCGCTTTCGGCACCTATTCCATGCGCGTCTCGGATGCCGCCCTGTTCCTCAAGGAAATCGTCGGCACCGATGGCGAATTCACCGCCGACGAAGTGTCGACCCAGATCCGCAACATCATCGTTCAGGAATTTTCCCGCGTCATCGCCAGCGCGGGCATCCCCGTCCTTGACATGGCCGCCAACACCGCCGACTTGGGCAAACTCGTCACCACCGCCATCGCCCCCCTGATCACGGGCTACGGCCTGACCCTGCCGGAATTCTACATCGAGAACATCTCGCTCCCGGAAGAGGTCGAAAAGGCACTCGACAAGCGCACCTCGGTCGGCCTGTCGGGCGACCTCGACAAATTCATGCAGTATTCCGCGGCCGAGGCGATGGGCAAAGGCGGCTCGGGCGGCGACGCCATGACCGCAGGCATCGGCGCGGCGATGGGCATGAAGATGGCGCAAAGCATGGGCGGCCCGTGGGGCGCAGCCCCCGCCGCACCGGCAGCAGCAGCCCCGCCCCCGCCGCCCCCCGCCGGCAAAGCGTGGCACGTCGCCGCCAATGGCGCGACCACCGGCCCCTTCACCGAATCCGACCTGACCGCCATGGTCGCAAACGGCACCCTCACCCGCGCCAGCACCGTCTGGTGCGAAGGGATGGAGGGCTGGAAACCCGCGTCCGAAACCGACCTCGCCCGCCTGTTCAAAGCCACGCCGCCGCCGCCCCCTCCCGTGACGCCCCCGCCCGGAGCGTAA
- a CDS encoding DUF2927 domain-containing protein, with amino-acid sequence MTGLTLAGLVACSPALPPPGAGQRPELRPAMAPAPAAETPASLAARAHYARVQSLLLSQGLLRTDGGGPDTPYTDRMLAENFIRIALYDEYARTSGGPVQRTTVSRIRKWQAPVRVGLSFGASVPPDRRAADTARIGSFLARLSQLTNHPIALSDANPNFFIQIVSEDERQALGPQIRAALPGLSPAEVAGITQMPRSTYCLVYAMSEGADATYTRAFAVIRSEHPDLLRLSCIHEEITQGLGLANDSPSARPSIFNDDEEFALLTKQDELMLRILYNPALTPGLTEDQARPIVESLAARLVGGES; translated from the coding sequence GTGACCGGCCTCACCTTGGCCGGTCTCGTCGCTTGCAGCCCTGCCCTCCCCCCGCCGGGCGCAGGCCAGCGCCCCGAACTGCGCCCCGCGATGGCGCCCGCGCCCGCAGCCGAAACCCCGGCCTCGCTTGCCGCCCGCGCCCATTACGCCCGCGTGCAAAGCCTGCTTCTGTCCCAAGGCTTGCTGCGTACCGATGGCGGCGGCCCCGACACGCCCTATACCGACCGGATGCTCGCGGAAAACTTCATCCGCATCGCCCTTTATGACGAATACGCCCGCACCTCGGGCGGCCCCGTCCAGCGCACCACCGTCAGCCGCATCCGCAAATGGCAGGCCCCCGTGCGCGTCGGCCTCTCCTTCGGCGCCTCGGTCCCGCCCGACCGCCGCGCCGCCGACACAGCGCGCATCGGCTCGTTCCTCGCCCGCCTCTCGCAACTGACCAACCACCCGATCGCCCTGTCCGACGCCAACCCCAACTTCTTCATCCAGATCGTCTCGGAAGACGAACGCCAAGCCCTCGGCCCGCAAATCCGCGCAGCCCTCCCCGGCCTCTCGCCAGCCGAGGTCGCAGGCATCACCCAGATGCCCCGCTCGACCTATTGCCTCGTCTACGCCATGTCCGAAGGCGCCGATGCCACCTATACCCGCGCCTTCGCCGTGATCCGCAGCGAACACCCCGACCTCTTGCGCCTGTCCTGCATCCACGAGGAAATCACCCAAGGCCTCGGCCTCGCCAACGACAGCCCCTCGGCCCGCCCCTCGATCTTCAACGACGACGAGGAATTCGCCCTGCTGACCAAACAGGACGAGCTGATGCTCCGCATCCTCTACAACCCCGCCCTCACCCCCGGCCTGACCGAGGATCAGGCGCGACCCATCGTGGAATCGCTTGCAGCCCGCCTTGTTGGCGGCGAAAGTTGA
- a CDS encoding toxic anion resistance protein yields MPESIRAAAATALSEVEAVTKALLPEPANALVTLDAAPAPQAAEIRKRMDEVNLSDAQSILSFGSAAQAELQVISQEMLSGVRNKDVGPAGDSLREIVTTIRGFSASELDLGRDQSWWEKLIGRAKPVAKFVAQYEQVQGQIDRITENLLSHEHTLLKDIRSLDILYAKTLAFYDELALYIAAGVAKIAEADATTIPAKEAEVAAAAAEDQVKIAQELRDLRAARDDLDRRVHDLRLTRQVTMQSLPSIRLVQENDKSLVTKINSTLVNTVPLWETQLAQAVTIQRSKEAAEAVRGANDLTNELLKANADNLQQANRIVRQEMERGVFDIEAVKAANATLIATIEESLRIADEGKTRRASAETDLQKLETELRDTLSAARAKPLTPGGTPTPA; encoded by the coding sequence ATGCCCGAATCCATCCGCGCCGCCGCTGCCACCGCCCTGTCGGAAGTCGAAGCCGTGACCAAAGCCCTGCTGCCCGAACCGGCCAACGCGCTCGTCACCCTCGACGCCGCCCCCGCCCCGCAAGCGGCCGAAATCCGCAAGCGCATGGACGAGGTGAACCTGTCCGACGCCCAATCCATCCTCTCCTTCGGCTCGGCCGCCCAAGCCGAACTCCAAGTGATTTCCCAAGAAATGCTCTCCGGCGTCCGCAACAAGGACGTCGGCCCCGCAGGCGACAGCCTGCGTGAAATCGTCACCACCATCCGTGGCTTTTCCGCCTCTGAACTCGACCTCGGCCGCGACCAGAGCTGGTGGGAAAAACTGATCGGCCGCGCCAAGCCCGTGGCGAAATTCGTCGCCCAATACGAACAGGTGCAGGGCCAGATCGACCGCATCACCGAAAACCTGCTCTCACACGAACACACGCTGCTCAAAGACATCAGGTCGCTCGACATCCTCTACGCCAAGACGCTGGCCTTCTACGACGAACTCGCCCTCTACATCGCCGCTGGCGTGGCCAAGATCGCGGAAGCCGATGCCACGACCATTCCCGCCAAGGAAGCCGAAGTCGCCGCAGCCGCAGCCGAAGATCAGGTCAAGATCGCCCAGGAACTGCGCGACCTGCGCGCCGCCCGTGACGACCTCGACCGCCGCGTGCACGACCTGCGCCTGACCCGTCAGGTCACCATGCAGTCGCTGCCCTCGATCCGCCTCGTGCAGGAAAATGACAAAAGCCTTGTCACCAAGATCAACTCCACCCTCGTCAACACCGTGCCACTGTGGGAAACCCAGCTCGCCCAAGCCGTCACCATCCAGCGCAGCAAGGAAGCCGCCGAAGCGGTGCGCGGCGCGAATGACCTGACGAACGAACTGCTGAAAGCCAACGCCGACAACCTGCAACAGGCCAACCGCATCGTCCGGCAGGAAATGGAACGCGGCGTCTTCGACATCGAAGCGGTCAAAGCCGCCAACGCCACGCTGATCGCCACGATCGAGGAATCGCTTCGCATCGCCGACGAAGGCAAGACCCGCCGCGCCAGCGCCGAAACCGACCTGCAAAAGCTGGAAACGGAACTGCGCGACACGCTGTCTGCGGCCCGCGCCAAGCCTCTGACCCCCGGCGGAACGCCAACCCCCGCCTGA
- a CDS encoding 5-bromo-4-chloroindolyl phosphate hydrolysis family protein, with the protein MAQRYGGKFSPNQPASPTAQTPANRFDGKRPLPAQGRSNMLFAASLLMLIPAFTGGPDALFSGLGATALMLGAAWLTRQGLIAEDAYNARTLARRPAIPRKLFAAILIGAGLGLGATISQPGLYPVLFALAGAALHLAAFGLDPMRDKGTAGIDSFQTDRVARAVDEAERSLTEMRDAILRAGDRQLEARVDAFATTARSLFRTVEGDPGDLTAARKFLSVYLSGARDATVKFADFYATSRDASARADYLGLLDDLETNFASRTKALLVNNRSDLDVEIGVLRERLQREG; encoded by the coding sequence ATGGCCCAGCGTTACGGTGGCAAGTTCAGCCCGAACCAGCCCGCATCTCCCACAGCGCAAACGCCCGCCAACCGCTTCGACGGCAAACGCCCCCTGCCCGCGCAGGGGCGCTCCAACATGCTCTTCGCAGCCAGCCTGCTGATGCTCATCCCGGCCTTCACCGGCGGCCCCGATGCGCTGTTTTCCGGCCTCGGTGCCACCGCGCTGATGCTGGGTGCCGCTTGGCTCACCCGTCAGGGCCTCATCGCCGAAGACGCCTACAACGCCCGCACCCTCGCCCGCCGCCCCGCCATTCCTCGCAAACTCTTTGCCGCCATCCTGATCGGCGCGGGCCTCGGCCTTGGGGCCACCATCAGCCAACCGGGCCTTTACCCCGTCCTTTTCGCCCTCGCAGGGGCCGCCCTGCATCTCGCCGCCTTCGGCCTTGATCCGATGCGCGACAAGGGCACCGCAGGCATCGACAGTTTCCAGACCGACCGCGTCGCTCGCGCCGTCGATGAAGCCGAACGCAGCCTGACCGAAATGCGCGATGCCATCCTGCGCGCGGGCGACCGCCAGCTTGAAGCCCGCGTCGACGCCTTCGCCACCACCGCCCGAAGCCTGTTCCGCACGGTCGAGGGCGACCCCGGAGACCTGACCGCCGCGCGCAAATTCCTGTCGGTCTACCTGTCGGGTGCCCGTGATGCGACCGTGAAATTCGCCGATTTCTACGCCACCTCGCGCGATGCCTCGGCGCGCGCCGATTACCTCGGCCTGCTCGACGATCTCGAAACCAATTTCGCCTCGCGCACCAAGGCGCTTCTCGTGAACAACCGCAGCGACCTCGATGTCGAAATCGGCGTCCTGCGCGAAAGATTGCAACGCGAGGGCTAA
- a CDS encoding pseudouridine synthase: protein MTKAPTPKPATAQGATPAGDRIAKVLSRAGIASRREAERMIEAGEVAVNGKVIDSPALNIGPNDRVTVRGEPVGQPEPARLWLYYKPEGLVTSASDEKGRETVFDHLPEDMPRVMSVGRLDLNSEGLLLLTNDGELKRRLELPSTGWLRKYRVRVKGNPTDPDLEPLRRGITVEGEKFLPMSVVLDRHQGANAWLTIGLREGRNREIRRAINEIGLIVNRLIRISYGPFRLNELQPGQVEEIRPRILRDQLGLTGEASDDLAGAKPAGKPALRRPAKPRSMDSSDPAKRTHTGPTGKFAPRSHASDAKGGKPAAPRAEGAAKPRFSTASAKPDTRPDAPAKPRSFGTAATKTAPRASASQPKRESQPRPVAAGPRPSSKPAAKPGAGPKGPPRGAPAGPKGAPRKPKQR from the coding sequence ATGACCAAAGCCCCCACCCCCAAGCCCGCCACAGCCCAAGGCGCCACGCCCGCAGGCGACCGCATCGCCAAGGTGCTCTCCCGCGCGGGCATCGCCTCGCGCCGCGAAGCCGAACGGATGATCGAAGCGGGCGAGGTCGCGGTGAACGGCAAGGTCATCGACAGCCCCGCGCTCAACATCGGCCCGAACGACCGCGTCACCGTACGTGGCGAACCCGTAGGCCAGCCCGAACCCGCCCGCCTGTGGCTTTACTACAAACCCGAAGGCCTCGTGACCTCGGCCTCCGACGAAAAGGGCCGCGAGACCGTGTTCGACCATCTGCCCGAAGACATGCCCCGCGTCATGTCGGTCGGCCGCCTCGACCTCAACTCCGAAGGCCTGCTCCTTCTCACCAACGATGGCGAGTTGAAACGCCGCCTCGAACTCCCCTCTACCGGCTGGCTCCGCAAATACCGCGTCCGCGTCAAGGGCAACCCGACCGACCCCGATCTTGAACCCCTCCGCCGCGGCATCACCGTCGAGGGCGAGAAATTCCTGCCCATGTCCGTGGTGCTCGACCGCCACCAAGGCGCCAACGCATGGCTCACCATCGGCCTGCGCGAAGGGCGCAACCGCGAAATCCGTCGCGCCATCAACGAGATCGGCCTGATCGTGAACCGCCTGATCCGCATCAGCTACGGCCCCTTCCGCCTGAACGAACTCCAACCCGGACAGGTCGAGGAAATCCGCCCCCGCATCCTGCGCGACCAGCTTGGCCTGACGGGCGAGGCATCGGATGATCTCGCTGGCGCAAAACCTGCAGGCAAACCGGCCCTGCGCCGCCCCGCCAAACCGCGCAGCATGGACAGCAGCGATCCGGCCAAACGCACCCATACCGGCCCCACCGGCAAATTCGCCCCCCGCAGCCACGCCTCCGATGCCAAGGGCGGCAAACCCGCAGCCCCCCGCGCCGAAGGGGCCGCAAAACCCCGCTTCTCCACCGCCTCGGCCAAACCCGATACCCGCCCCGATGCCCCCGCCAAGCCCCGCAGCTTCGGAACCGCAGCAACCAAGACCGCACCCCGTGCGTCCGCGTCGCAACCGAAACGCGAATCGCAGCCCCGCCCCGTCGCGGCAGGCCCCCGTCCATCCTCCAAACCAGCCGCCAAACCGGGCGCCGGCCCCAAGGGCCCGCCCCGTGGCGCGCCCGCAGGTCCAAAGGGCGCACCGCGCAAACCCAAGCAGCGTTAG
- a CDS encoding glycosyltransferase family 2 protein has product MTNPDLTVLMAVYNQQTHVARAITSILTQTLRDVDFLIVDDGSTDATPDILARHAAAESRIRLLTLPQNGGLAAALQAGLAATDATFVARMDSDDISCPERLAIQLATLRGSRLDILGAGQTRGPRGLLDIWPALSLDHGTIIATLPRRNVLAHPSVMFRRAVIGAAGGYDPRFKLAQDYDLWLRLIGQARFGNLGRKLVVSPTNCTRASGPANRQRHTVFSVTAATNHFLRARALTPLDPSGPVDILGLALAALVRQSTRAEAQDIIRHAIRLVRYASPAPPVTAEIRDAICEKANLHARMKWRAYALGPLTSAPVLSG; this is encoded by the coding sequence GTGACCAATCCCGATCTCACCGTTCTCATGGCCGTCTACAACCAGCAAACCCATGTGGCGCGTGCCATAACCTCGATCCTGACCCAGACCCTGCGAGACGTGGATTTCCTGATCGTCGACGACGGCTCGACCGATGCCACCCCCGATATCCTTGCCCGCCACGCCGCAGCCGAAAGCCGCATCCGCCTTCTGACCCTGCCGCAGAACGGCGGGCTTGCGGCGGCGCTTCAGGCAGGGCTGGCCGCGACAGACGCCACCTTCGTCGCCCGCATGGACAGCGACGACATCTCCTGCCCCGAACGGCTGGCCATCCAGCTTGCCACCCTGCGCGGCAGCAGGCTCGACATTCTCGGCGCCGGACAAACCCGTGGCCCGCGCGGTCTGCTGGACATTTGGCCCGCCCTCTCGCTCGACCACGGCACGATCATAGCCACCCTGCCGCGCCGCAACGTGCTGGCCCATCCGTCCGTGATGTTCCGCCGCGCGGTCATCGGCGCAGCAGGAGGCTACGACCCCCGCTTCAAACTCGCGCAGGATTACGACCTGTGGCTGCGCTTGATCGGTCAGGCCCGCTTCGGCAACTTGGGCCGCAAACTGGTCGTCTCGCCGACAAACTGCACCCGCGCATCCGGTCCCGCCAACCGCCAGCGCCACACGGTCTTCAGCGTCACCGCCGCCACCAACCACTTCCTGCGCGCCCGCGCCCTGACACCGCTCGATCCCTCAGGCCCTGTCGATATCCTCGGCCTTGCCCTCGCCGCCCTCGTCCGCCAAAGCACAAGGGCCGAGGCGCAAGACATCATCCGCCACGCCATCCGCCTCGTGCGCTACGCCTCGCCCGCCCCCCCGGTGACGGCCGAAATCCGCGACGCGATCTGCGAAAAAGCCAATCTCCACGCCCGCATGAAATGGCGCGCCTATGCCCTCGGCCCGCTGACCTCGGCCCCCGTTCTCTCCGGCTGA
- a CDS encoding sulfotransferase family 2 domain-containing protein, giving the protein MPVYTIAGRRILFVHVPKTGGMAISAALQQAGDMRFDAPVRHDGHRFQPRHAAADTITSFYDTDWFDFIFLVVRDPVARAVSEYRYQRRKSGLHLARLIGFDTWLARALSRSAKDPSHRDNHFRPQTDFLLPQAQVFRYEDGLSAPLEALSALTGLDLTARLALRNPSPEPPFTPSDRSLDRLATAYRRDFETFGYPRPCP; this is encoded by the coding sequence ATGCCGGTCTACACCATCGCAGGCCGCCGCATCCTCTTTGTCCACGTGCCGAAAACCGGCGGAATGGCGATATCGGCTGCGCTGCAACAGGCCGGAGACATGCGCTTCGACGCACCCGTGCGGCACGACGGCCACCGCTTCCAACCCCGCCACGCCGCAGCCGACACGATCACCAGCTTCTACGACACCGACTGGTTCGATTTCATCTTCCTCGTTGTGCGCGATCCGGTGGCGCGGGCGGTGTCGGAATACCGCTACCAGCGGCGCAAATCCGGTCTGCATCTGGCACGCCTCATCGGCTTTGACACGTGGCTTGCCCGCGCCCTGTCGCGCAGTGCCAAAGACCCCTCGCACCGCGATAACCACTTCCGCCCGCAGACCGACTTCCTTTTGCCGCAGGCGCAGGTGTTCCGCTACGAAGACGGGCTTTCCGCTCCGCTCGAAGCGCTCTCGGCCCTTACGGGGCTTGACCTGACCGCGCGCCTCGCCCTGCGGAACCCGTCCCCCGAACCCCCGTTCACTCCGTCAGACCGCAGTCTCGACCGGCTGGCCACGGCCTACCGCCGCGATTTCGAAACCTTCGGCTACCCGAGGCCTTGCCCATGA
- a CDS encoding TRAP transporter permease — MTGPTATAPQLFALAVKGARCLAGGVTCLLPVLWALDPFGLLRTALVQEQVLALTLAAALAYVLWSRIGRAGLPARAALLLGGAGAVVLGLSLAAHFGGAGALFIAPTPPLLALTVLATVLIATALVMTAGLPLSLLLLAVVAFGFIAQFLPAPLDAPRISAARYTVYFLFGGNGFLGASLKVIASTVVIFILFGAAYELSGGTDAIDRLARHMSRHGKGMAIKATILSSALFGLVSGSATSNVLTSGAFTITGMRKLGLSAKTAGGIEAVSSTMGQVTPPVMGAAAFIMADLTGMPYASIALAAAVPAILCFGVMFHQGTWLGNRLEASDTDTPPEPAPNSAPDSAPEATPEPAPQLFWSDLWHLVPVLVISVLMFRGDRMTELAGIGGTVAALATGIVLQGPRALWHRLCATAAATASAASGLVVAGAALGAIVGVLGLTGLDVSMTLAIRTLAETSLFLSLLATAFVALVLGTGMATTGVYVVVGTLLAPGLVDLGVPLIAAHLFVLYFGMVSMITPPVAFAALAASGISGASFSGTAWASMRFGWVIYVVPFAFVYAPGLLLVGPPEGIAVALCSAATALVLAGWFASLPPDRTRRAALDRSNLLPVLWLALLALALLPLLHPSPSLAPAAAFQALILAAGFALRRHAIGTAQSAMQAPMQAPMQAPATQRGA, encoded by the coding sequence GTGACCGGTCCAACCGCAACGGCCCCGCAGCTCTTTGCCCTTGCGGTAAAGGGCGCGCGGTGCCTTGCCGGTGGCGTGACCTGCCTGCTGCCGGTCCTCTGGGCGCTCGACCCTTTCGGCCTTTTGCGTACCGCTCTGGTGCAGGAACAGGTCCTCGCGCTGACCCTCGCCGCCGCCCTCGCCTATGTGCTGTGGTCGCGCATCGGGCGCGCGGGGCTGCCCGCTCGCGCAGCCCTTCTCCTCGGCGGGGCGGGTGCGGTGGTGCTCGGCCTCTCGCTCGCGGCACATTTCGGCGGCGCGGGCGCGCTGTTCATTGCCCCTACCCCCCCGCTTCTGGCGCTGACCGTTCTGGCCACGGTCCTGATCGCCACTGCCTTGGTGATGACGGCCGGCCTGCCCCTCTCGCTTCTGCTGCTCGCCGTCGTCGCCTTCGGCTTCATCGCGCAATTCCTGCCCGCCCCGCTCGATGCCCCGCGCATCTCGGCCGCGCGCTACACCGTCTATTTCCTGTTCGGAGGCAACGGCTTTCTGGGCGCATCGCTCAAGGTCATCGCCTCGACCGTGGTCATCTTCATCCTGTTCGGCGCCGCCTACGAACTTTCGGGCGGCACCGATGCGATAGACCGCCTCGCCCGCCACATGTCGCGCCACGGCAAGGGCATGGCGATCAAGGCCACCATCCTGTCCTCGGCGCTCTTCGGTCTGGTCTCGGGCAGCGCCACCTCGAACGTGCTGACCTCGGGCGCCTTCACCATCACCGGCATGCGCAAACTCGGCCTCTCGGCCAAGACCGCAGGCGGGATCGAGGCCGTCTCCTCCACCATGGGTCAGGTAACACCCCCCGTCATGGGCGCCGCCGCCTTCATCATGGCCGACCTGACCGGCATGCCCTACGCCAGCATCGCCCTCGCGGCGGCAGTGCCCGCGATCCTGTGCTTCGGCGTGATGTTCCATCAGGGCACATGGCTCGGCAACCGCCTCGAAGCTTCGGATACCGACACCCCCCCCGAGCCTGCCCCCAATTCTGCCCCCGATTCTGCCCCCGAGGCCACCCCCGAGCCTGCCCCGCAGCTCTTCTGGTCGGACCTGTGGCACCTCGTGCCGGTTCTGGTGATCTCGGTCCTGATGTTCCGCGGCGACCGCATGACCGAACTCGCAGGCATCGGCGGCACGGTGGCGGCACTCGCCACCGGGATCGTCCTGCAAGGCCCGCGCGCCCTGTGGCACAGGCTTTGCGCCACCGCCGCCGCTACCGCCTCGGCCGCCTCGGGACTGGTCGTCGCAGGCGCAGCCCTCGGTGCCATCGTCGGCGTCCTCGGCCTGACCGGACTCGATGTCAGCATGACGCTGGCGATCCGCACGTTGGCCGAAACGAGCCTCTTTCTCTCGCTGCTGGCAACCGCCTTCGTCGCCCTCGTCCTCGGCACCGGCATGGCGACCACGGGGGTTTACGTCGTCGTCGGCACGCTCCTCGCGCCGGGTCTGGTCGATCTGGGAGTACCGCTGATCGCCGCGCACCTTTTCGTGCTTTACTTCGGCATGGTGTCGATGATCACCCCGCCCGTCGCCTTTGCGGCACTGGCGGCAAGCGGCATATCCGGCGCGTCCTTCTCGGGAACCGCATGGGCCTCGATGCGCTTCGGCTGGGTGATCTATGTCGTCCCCTTCGCCTTTGTCTATGCACCGGGTCTGCTGCTCGTCGGCCCGCCCGAAGGCATCGCGGTTGCCCTTTGCAGCGCCGCCACCGCGCTCGTACTGGCAGGCTGGTTTGCCTCGCTCCCGCCAGACCGCACCCGTCGCGCCGCTCTCGACCGGTCAAACCTGCTGCCCGTCCTTTGGCTGGCGCTGCTCGCGCTCGCGCTCCTCCCGCTCTTGCACCCGTCCCCGTCACTGGCCCCCGCCGCAGCATTTCAGGCGCTGATCCTCGCTGCAGGCTTCGCGCTGCGCCGCCACGCGATCGGCACCGCGCAATCTGCCATGCAAGCGCCCATGCAGGCCCCCATGCAGGCTCCAGCCACCCAAAGGGGGGCATAA